Proteins co-encoded in one Halococcoides cellulosivorans genomic window:
- a CDS encoding type B DNA-directed DNA polymerase: MVFTIDFLDDGAPLVWSLEGTSETPGWSATRAADYTPTLFAVAARGMQEADPDRQACVDELDEMRADLEMHPAVGDLSVAWKRPGFRFADQPVLRIDVDRTSSVREIARFVENRGPPGRVPFRAFNVDFSPEFRYCLETGTDPAPSRRPQRLRLDLPRTAAADGDLTALEVSVVDGDGDGWGEIDATDTVGVLEELERRLRVVDPDILSVERSAIVPMVADAADEYGIDLGLPRVPAGVSDAQVPDYQQLAGESTFESYGRRLHSPARYNVPGRVVIDRSNTFFLEETNLAGALDLVERSGKPLQELAWASIGNVLTAIQIREATRRDVLVQWRAWRPERFKTAGTLHDADRGGTTLSPVVGVHDDVHELDFASMYPNIICQHNLSPETVRCRCHDRDDVPDLDYAVCDRDGYLPDVLQPIIDDRAGIKDRLASEDLDAEERRALEGQSDALKWILVSCFGYQGFSNAKFGRIEVHEAINAYARDILLTAKERLEAGGWTVLHGIVDSIWVTARDGADQRPLDELATEISEAVGIALEYESAFDWVGFCPRRDGRGGALTRYFGRRRDADDDPYKLRGIECRQRSTPAWIAEVQRELIDVFDETRNPEAVVATLEDRLAVLEAGDVDATDLLVRTRASKSLEAYSQRTRTVAALERAEQLGLEFAPGEDIVFMVQDDEKDSVDRVRLAPEVDDKTAYDPDYYRSEAVRAAASVLGPTGWGEDRLLDELLGQRSAAVGEY; encoded by the coding sequence GTGGTCTTCACGATCGATTTCCTCGACGACGGTGCGCCGCTGGTGTGGTCCCTCGAAGGGACCAGCGAGACCCCCGGTTGGTCGGCGACGCGGGCGGCTGACTACACGCCGACGCTGTTCGCCGTCGCTGCGCGGGGGATGCAGGAGGCCGACCCCGACCGGCAGGCCTGCGTCGACGAGCTCGACGAGATGCGCGCTGACCTCGAGATGCATCCCGCCGTCGGGGACCTCTCGGTCGCGTGGAAGCGCCCGGGGTTCCGCTTCGCCGATCAGCCCGTCCTCCGGATCGATGTCGATCGGACGTCGTCGGTCCGAGAGATCGCACGGTTCGTCGAAAATCGAGGCCCGCCGGGGCGAGTCCCGTTCCGGGCGTTCAACGTCGACTTCTCCCCGGAGTTCCGGTACTGCCTCGAAACGGGGACCGATCCGGCGCCGTCGCGACGGCCGCAACGACTCCGGCTGGATCTCCCCCGGACGGCTGCGGCGGACGGGGACCTCACCGCCCTCGAGGTCAGCGTCGTCGACGGCGATGGCGACGGTTGGGGCGAGATCGACGCGACCGACACCGTTGGCGTCCTGGAAGAGCTCGAACGCCGCCTACGCGTGGTTGATCCGGACATCCTCTCGGTCGAGCGGAGTGCGATCGTCCCGATGGTCGCCGACGCCGCCGACGAGTACGGCATCGATCTCGGCCTTCCGCGTGTACCCGCCGGCGTCTCCGACGCACAGGTCCCGGACTACCAACAACTCGCCGGCGAGTCCACGTTCGAGTCCTACGGCCGGCGACTGCACTCGCCGGCGCGATACAACGTCCCCGGCCGGGTCGTGATCGACCGGTCGAACACGTTCTTCCTCGAAGAGACCAACCTCGCCGGCGCGCTCGATCTCGTCGAACGCTCGGGGAAGCCACTCCAGGAACTCGCGTGGGCGTCGATCGGGAACGTCCTCACGGCGATCCAGATCCGCGAGGCGACCCGTCGCGACGTGCTCGTCCAGTGGCGTGCGTGGCGGCCAGAGCGGTTCAAGACTGCCGGGACCCTCCACGACGCCGACCGGGGCGGGACGACGCTCTCGCCGGTCGTGGGCGTCCACGACGACGTCCACGAACTCGACTTCGCGTCGATGTATCCGAACATCATCTGCCAGCACAACCTCTCGCCCGAGACTGTCCGGTGTCGGTGCCACGATCGTGATGACGTCCCCGACCTGGACTACGCGGTCTGCGATCGCGACGGCTACCTGCCCGACGTGCTCCAGCCGATCATCGACGATCGGGCTGGGATCAAAGACCGACTGGCGAGTGAGGACCTCGACGCCGAGGAGCGCCGCGCCCTCGAGGGCCAGTCGGACGCGCTGAAGTGGATCCTCGTCTCGTGTTTCGGCTACCAGGGGTTCAGCAACGCGAAGTTCGGTCGGATCGAAGTTCACGAGGCGATCAACGCCTATGCACGGGACATCCTCCTGACCGCGAAAGAGCGACTCGAGGCCGGCGGCTGGACGGTGTTGCACGGTATCGTCGATTCGATCTGGGTGACCGCTCGCGACGGCGCCGACCAGCGCCCACTCGATGAGCTCGCGACAGAGATCAGCGAGGCGGTCGGCATCGCCCTCGAGTACGAGAGCGCGTTCGACTGGGTAGGGTTTTGCCCACGTCGCGACGGGCGCGGCGGGGCGTTGACGCGCTACTTCGGGCGGCGTCGCGACGCCGACGACGATCCGTACAAGCTCCGGGGGATCGAGTGTCGGCAGCGATCGACGCCGGCGTGGATCGCCGAGGTCCAACGGGAGTTGATCGATGTCTTCGACGAGACGCGGAACCCCGAGGCCGTGGTCGCCACCCTGGAAGATCGTCTCGCCGTCCTGGAGGCCGGCGACGTCGACGCGACGGACCTGCTCGTCCGGACCCGGGCGTCGAAGTCCCTCGAGGCGTACTCCCAGCGAACGCGGACGGTCGCTGCGCTCGAACGGGCGGAGCAGCTGGGCCTCGAGTTCGCCCCGGGCGAGGACATCGTCTTCATGGTCCAAGACGACGAGAAGGACAGCGTCGATCGAGTGCGACTCGCGCCAGAAGTGGACGACAAGACGGCATACGATCCGGACTACTATCGGTCGGAAGCGGTGAGGGCTGCGGCGAGCGTACTCGGACCGACTGGGTGGGGCGAGGACCGCCTCCTCGACGAACTTCTCGGGCAGCGATCCGCAGCAGTCGGAGAGTATTGA
- a CDS encoding DUF6884 domain-containing protein → MTTRLAIVGCSQSKHDPDEWGKAHPDHEEGDDVDVLPLRHLYKRSYWVVKLRYARLVADDWRILSAGLGLANPDRPMEDSYDRTITEMTDEEIEAWVEDVGPDIRSFVERHWDENVVIDVLLGQRYLEPIQHILEDLPAEVVYPFEGTAGNGEQMSRLKELVEQYRDEGSIDLERAKAAES, encoded by the coding sequence GTGACGACACGCCTCGCGATCGTCGGGTGCTCACAGTCCAAACACGACCCCGACGAGTGGGGGAAAGCCCATCCTGACCACGAGGAGGGCGACGATGTCGATGTGCTTCCGCTCAGGCACCTCTACAAGCGTTCCTACTGGGTTGTTAAGCTTCGGTATGCGCGTCTCGTTGCTGACGACTGGCGGATACTCTCGGCTGGTCTCGGTCTCGCAAACCCCGACCGACCGATGGAGGACAGCTACGACCGGACGATCACCGAGATGACCGACGAAGAGATCGAGGCGTGGGTCGAAGATGTCGGGCCGGACATTCGGTCGTTTGTGGAGCGTCACTGGGACGAGAATGTGGTGATCGACGTACTCCTCGGACAGCGCTACCTGGAGCCGATCCAGCACATCCTCGAGGACCTGCCCGCAGAAGTGGTCTACCCGTTCGAGGGGACTGCCGGGAACGGCGAGCAGATGTCCCGTCTCAAGGAACTCGTCGAACAGTACCGCGACGAGGGAAGCATCGACCTCGAGCGGGCGAAAGCGGCCGAAAGCTGA
- a CDS encoding helix-turn-helix domain-containing protein, producing MYTACGEKELKILLAIKPGDTIVGVAQKIDENRETIRRTIDRLEAEGYVEYDDGLTVVDESVRDAGLQLLATSAGVSPPSISEAYVLPQFTGMDFAFTGIDAVYVWTRGGYQVAREPDDYPLFIAVKESNLEAWERFFERFDIPVSGERQPRDEIDGPLQVVVELRDSTDAESVDGRPVISMDETVEFAREHYATFQSALSMLDRMYDEVDSDADY from the coding sequence ATGTATACCGCATGCGGCGAAAAGGAGCTGAAAATTCTGCTCGCGATCAAGCCGGGCGACACGATTGTCGGCGTCGCACAGAAAATCGACGAGAACCGCGAGACGATCCGCCGGACAATCGATCGTCTCGAAGCCGAGGGGTACGTCGAATACGACGACGGGCTCACTGTCGTCGACGAATCTGTCCGGGACGCTGGACTGCAGTTGCTCGCGACCTCGGCAGGCGTCTCACCACCATCGATTTCCGAGGCGTACGTCCTCCCGCAGTTCACGGGCATGGACTTCGCGTTCACTGGAATCGACGCGGTGTACGTCTGGACGCGCGGCGGCTATCAGGTCGCGCGTGAGCCGGACGATTATCCTCTGTTCATCGCTGTCAAGGAATCCAACCTCGAAGCGTGGGAGCGATTCTTCGAGCGGTTCGATATTCCCGTCTCCGGCGAGCGACAACCGCGCGACGAAATCGACGGGCCACTCCAGGTCGTCGTCGAACTTCGCGACTCGACCGACGCGGAATCAGTCGACGGCCGTCCGGTCATCTCGATGGATGAGACGGTCGAATTCGCCCGTGAACACTATGCCACGTTCCAGTCGGCCCTGTCCATGCTTGATCGGATGTACGACGAGGTCGATAGCGACGCAGACTACTGA
- a CDS encoding PadR family transcriptional regulator produces the protein MYDITGFQRDLLYVIAGLDEPKGLKIKDKLEEYYENEIHHGRLYPNLDSIVEKGLVEKGAKDRRTNYYSITKRGEREIEARREWEDQYASSLR, from the coding sequence ATGTACGACATCACGGGATTCCAGCGCGACCTCTTGTACGTAATCGCCGGGCTCGACGAGCCCAAGGGCCTCAAAATCAAGGACAAGCTTGAGGAATATTACGAGAATGAGATCCACCACGGCCGCCTCTATCCCAATCTGGACAGCATCGTTGAAAAAGGGTTGGTGGAGAAGGGTGCGAAGGATCGACGAACAAACTACTATTCCATTACGAAGCGCGGTGAGCGAGAGATTGAGGCCCGGCGCGAGTGGGAAGACCAATACGCATCATCTTTGAGATAA
- a CDS encoding TROVE domain-containing protein, whose amino-acid sequence MQFNDTTQTVAEATRTTNNEGGEAFDPADPRLALYKRTINQLLEDSYYEDDEEHLAAIVQRFDAAADEDPEFVLKLAAYARQELYLRDVPQVLLVLAANDDRFKDDTDESLIREWAPQIIQRMDETATALAIHDDLFGGTAPWPLRRGIEDALVDMADAYTLEKYELSRREVTLRDVFNRVHPTPVDDDQEVLFERFMRGDLDDYPDVEPLPTPKTWETVISERGNTRDAWETLIEDDAYSLPIFASIRNLRNMLEAGVEEATIVEYLDLEAVRHAPLYPFRYYQAYKALQDAGIDAPAVERWLEWAVDVSVESVPEGLGDTFVGVDLSGSMDTVLSEQSAIRYKEIGALFGAVLADQGARVGGFGDDFQDVSTHVDTPVLQRQDALLGIDREVGNSTNGWKVLEYLREEAIAVDRVVLFTDMQIWDSRWRVPDDARTVREAFEAYRDTIAPDVSLYMIDLASYGDLVTPEGYEGVYNVSGWSENVLEFIEHAEDPLQVIDEIEAFEPV is encoded by the coding sequence ATGCAGTTCAACGACACCACACAGACGGTCGCGGAGGCGACGCGGACCACCAACAACGAAGGTGGGGAAGCGTTCGACCCCGCCGACCCACGACTCGCCCTGTACAAGCGCACGATCAACCAGCTGCTCGAGGACTCCTACTACGAGGACGACGAGGAGCACCTCGCGGCCATCGTCCAGCGCTTCGACGCGGCGGCGGACGAGGATCCAGAGTTCGTCCTGAAGCTCGCCGCGTATGCTCGGCAGGAGCTGTATCTGCGGGACGTTCCCCAGGTCCTGCTCGTCCTCGCGGCCAACGACGACCGGTTTAAAGACGACACCGACGAGTCGCTGATCCGCGAGTGGGCGCCCCAGATCATCCAGCGGATGGACGAGACGGCGACGGCGCTGGCGATCCACGACGATCTGTTCGGCGGGACGGCACCCTGGCCGCTCCGACGTGGGATCGAAGACGCGCTCGTCGACATGGCCGACGCGTACACGCTCGAGAAGTACGAGCTCTCGCGACGCGAAGTGACGCTCCGGGACGTGTTCAACCGCGTCCACCCGACGCCCGTCGACGACGACCAGGAGGTCCTCTTCGAGCGATTCATGCGCGGGGATCTGGACGACTATCCCGACGTCGAGCCACTGCCCACGCCCAAGACCTGGGAGACGGTGATCTCCGAGCGCGGGAACACGCGAGACGCGTGGGAGACGCTGATCGAAGACGACGCATACTCGCTGCCGATCTTCGCATCGATCCGGAACCTCCGGAACATGCTCGAGGCTGGCGTCGAGGAGGCGACCATCGTCGAGTACCTCGATCTCGAGGCGGTGCGCCACGCGCCGCTCTACCCGTTCCGGTACTACCAGGCGTACAAAGCGTTGCAGGACGCCGGGATCGACGCACCCGCAGTCGAGCGCTGGCTCGAGTGGGCCGTCGACGTCTCCGTCGAGAGCGTTCCCGAGGGCCTGGGTGACACGTTCGTCGGTGTCGACCTCTCGGGGTCGATGGATACGGTCCTCTCCGAGCAGAGTGCGATCCGGTACAAAGAGATCGGCGCGTTGTTCGGCGCGGTATTGGCCGACCAGGGCGCTCGCGTCGGTGGCTTTGGCGACGACTTTCAGGACGTATCGACTCACGTCGACACGCCGGTGCTCCAGCGACAGGACGCACTCCTCGGCATCGACCGCGAAGTCGGTAACTCGACTAATGGCTGGAAGGTCCTGGAGTACCTCCGCGAAGAGGCGATCGCCGTCGATCGCGTCGTGCTGTTCACTGACATGCAGATCTGGGATTCGCGCTGGAGAGTTCCCGACGACGCCCGGACGGTCCGGGAGGCCTTCGAGGCCTATCGCGATACCATCGCCCCCGATGTCTCCCTCTACATGATCGACCTGGCGTCGTACGGCGACCTCGTCACTCCAGAGGGCTACGAGGGGGTCTACAACGTCTCGGGGTGGTCCGAGAACGTCCTCGAGTTCATCGAGCACGCCGAGGACCCTCTCCAGGTAATCGACGAGATCGAGGCGTTCGAACCGGTCTAA
- a CDS encoding PIN domain-containing protein — MTRFVETDFLLALVKDSDWLKDQAEAQLEEHDVVTSTYSYLELLLISGRHEFDFTKLVSNMLDVVPVETEEERQIVLKAVNYFEDGMTAFDAFHAATAETRGHSILSSDKAYEDVDPERLPLEPGADG; from the coding sequence ATGACGCGATTCGTCGAGACAGATTTTCTCCTCGCTCTCGTCAAAGACTCCGACTGGCTGAAAGACCAGGCAGAAGCACAGCTGGAAGAACATGACGTCGTCACATCCACGTATTCGTATCTGGAGCTATTGCTCATCAGTGGGCGTCACGAGTTCGATTTCACCAAGTTGGTCTCGAATATGCTCGATGTTGTCCCCGTCGAGACCGAGGAAGAACGCCAGATCGTACTCAAAGCGGTGAATTACTTCGAGGACGGGATGACCGCATTTGATGCCTTCCACGCTGCGACTGCCGAAACCCGCGGACATTCCATCCTTAGCTCCGACAAAGCGTACGAGGATGTCGATCCCGAGCGTTTGCCGCTGGAACCGGGGGCCGACGGGTAA
- a CDS encoding helix-turn-helix domain-containing protein, with product MITRAGLVVLDALRTGREATPTDLASETTYSRDHLYEVLDELLEAGILTERRGPNNQRRVSLADHPIVEAYRTLYAELGHVEWVDLLSPATLRVCWYLDEPRRVSEIADRLGLSRQGVHKALSPLKDRAMLSPSGPEYALQEDLSPLLAFARAVVAHNHRSRVRALAPSATVEWCDPKRALVRVQTSEDTEALETAADWDLTGLARFAEYGLQFFLAGEPAFWYAPEEDLTPADVVCHTLVLGSGSRRVSYTMLLIEQLDIDEETLTETAHWYGLERSVTAMYRSLQGEFDDPDEAAVVLPSESEFTALKNQYGVS from the coding sequence ATGATCACCAGGGCCGGCCTCGTAGTCCTTGACGCGCTGCGCACCGGCCGAGAGGCGACGCCAACAGATCTGGCGTCAGAAACCACGTATTCCCGGGACCATCTATACGAGGTCCTCGATGAACTGCTCGAAGCGGGCATTCTCACTGAACGCCGTGGCCCCAATAATCAGCGGCGAGTTTCCCTCGCTGACCATCCGATCGTCGAGGCCTACCGGACGCTGTACGCGGAACTCGGCCACGTGGAGTGGGTGGACCTCTTGTCACCGGCCACACTCCGGGTGTGCTGGTATCTCGACGAACCACGCCGGGTCTCCGAGATCGCTGATCGACTTGGGCTCTCTCGCCAGGGTGTTCACAAGGCGCTGTCTCCCCTCAAGGATCGTGCAATGTTGTCTCCGTCCGGCCCGGAGTACGCGTTGCAGGAAGATCTCTCACCGCTGTTGGCGTTTGCCCGTGCTGTCGTGGCCCACAACCACCGGTCGCGAGTTCGAGCACTCGCTCCAAGCGCGACTGTCGAATGGTGCGATCCGAAGCGAGCACTCGTCCGGGTCCAGACGAGTGAAGATACAGAGGCACTCGAGACAGCCGCCGACTGGGACCTGACCGGACTCGCTCGGTTCGCGGAGTACGGACTACAGTTCTTCCTCGCAGGTGAACCTGCGTTCTGGTATGCACCCGAGGAGGACCTCACACCCGCCGACGTGGTGTGTCATACGCTCGTCCTCGGCAGTGGATCCCGCCGCGTCAGCTATACTATGCTCTTGATCGAGCAGCTGGATATTGACGAGGAGACGCTGACCGAGACTGCACACTGGTACGGTTTGGAGCGGTCGGTCACTGCGATGTATCGATCACTTCAGGGTGAGTTCGACGATCCGGATGAGGCTGCTGTTGTCCTCCCGAGTGAATCAGAGTTCACGGCGCTCAAGAACCAATACGGAGTTTCGTGA
- the queC gene encoding 7-cyano-7-deazaguanine synthase QueC, producing the protein MIDSKRAVILVSGGMDSATAVYEAMDRGYEPYLFHTSYGQQTESTERECAKVLAEEVDAADFLHIETEYLATIGTSSLTDDSIDVEDADLESDEIPTSYVPFRNANLLAMATSYAEANDCSAVFIGAHSEDFSGYPDCRPAFFDAFQSVIDTGTKPETEIELIAPFVEWSKTDIAERGVEMDVPYELTWSCYRESSPACGTCDACAFRLQAFQRIDVNDPIEYEQRPEYVDE; encoded by the coding sequence ATGATTGATTCAAAACGCGCCGTAATTCTTGTCTCCGGTGGAATGGACAGTGCAACTGCAGTCTACGAAGCGATGGACCGTGGATACGAACCATATCTTTTCCACACTTCCTACGGTCAACAGACGGAGTCCACAGAACGTGAGTGTGCGAAAGTGCTGGCCGAAGAAGTTGACGCGGCGGATTTCTTGCACATTGAAACTGAATACCTCGCCACTATCGGGACGTCGAGTCTCACGGACGATTCGATTGATGTCGAGGATGCAGACTTAGAGAGTGACGAAATCCCGACTTCGTACGTTCCGTTCCGGAACGCGAACCTGCTCGCGATGGCTACGTCGTACGCAGAAGCCAATGACTGCTCAGCGGTGTTTATTGGCGCGCATAGTGAGGATTTTTCTGGATACCCGGACTGTCGGCCAGCGTTTTTCGACGCCTTCCAATCTGTGATCGATACGGGGACGAAGCCGGAAACCGAGATCGAACTCATCGCGCCCTTTGTGGAGTGGTCAAAAACCGATATCGCCGAACGAGGGGTGGAAATGGATGTTCCCTACGAACTCACGTGGAGTTGCTATCGCGAGTCATCACCTGCGTGTGGCACCTGCGATGCGTGTGCATTCAGATTACAAGCGTTCCAACGGATCGACGTGAACGATCCGATCGAATACGAGCAGCGACCGGAGTACGTTGACGAGTAG
- a CDS encoding 7-carboxy-7-deazaguanine synthase QueE has translation MLVNAENIEIPDGEPRRSGNSLPINELFYSLQGEGILAGVPTVFVRTSGCNLRCWFCDSYYTSWEPNHSWMEIEGVVDEVQSHDADHVVLTGGEPLLHENSVRLLDELNKSGYHITVETNGTIYRDAPIDLVSISPKLASSTPTEKKDPQGDGEWASRHENNRINLEALASLVDDHEFQLKFVITDRNDMVEIEELLGEIRAATTSRIADSAVLLMPEGMTREQLDETRKIVAELAMEYGYRYTPRLHVDLWNDEPGT, from the coding sequence ATGCTGGTCAACGCTGAAAACATCGAGATACCTGATGGTGAGCCACGGCGTTCCGGAAACTCTCTTCCGATCAATGAGCTCTTTTATTCGCTGCAAGGAGAGGGGATTCTCGCTGGAGTGCCGACAGTCTTTGTTCGTACGAGCGGCTGCAACCTCCGCTGTTGGTTCTGTGACTCTTATTACACGTCTTGGGAGCCAAATCATTCGTGGATGGAGATTGAAGGTGTCGTTGACGAGGTACAATCGCACGACGCGGACCACGTCGTTCTTACGGGTGGTGAGCCTCTACTGCACGAAAATAGCGTCCGCCTTCTTGACGAACTGAACAAATCTGGGTACCACATAACAGTCGAGACAAATGGAACCATCTATCGGGATGCCCCTATCGACCTCGTGAGCATCAGTCCGAAGCTGGCAAGCAGCACGCCGACCGAAAAGAAGGACCCGCAAGGGGATGGAGAGTGGGCGAGTCGTCATGAAAATAATCGGATCAATCTCGAGGCCCTCGCTTCTCTCGTGGATGACCACGAGTTCCAATTGAAATTCGTCATCACGGATCGCAACGACATGGTTGAAATTGAGGAACTACTGGGGGAAATACGAGCGGCAACGACCTCCAGGATTGCTGATTCTGCTGTTCTTCTCATGCCCGAGGGAATGACGAGAGAGCAGTTAGACGAGACACGCAAAATAGTCGCCGAGTTGGCGATGGAGTATGGCTATCGATATACGCCGCGGCTTCACGTCGACTTGTGGAACGATGAACCAGGAACATGA
- a CDS encoding 6-pyruvoyl trahydropterin synthase family protein — MRDRKLTESDDPIQTAGKRTLEVGRDRPIRISAGHRIRHHVGKCSRPHGHNYKINVEVTGELTEDGWVVDKGDITSIIFEWDHQFLLEKGDPLIEAFEESGDGDAVIILDYPPTAEIMSAVLEERMLETFPETVSEVSVTVRETDELCAR; from the coding sequence GTGCGCGACCGCAAGCTTACAGAGAGTGATGATCCCATCCAAACAGCCGGGAAGCGGACGCTAGAAGTTGGGCGGGACCGGCCGATCCGGATTAGCGCAGGACACCGGATCCGTCACCACGTAGGGAAGTGTTCCCGTCCACACGGCCACAACTACAAGATCAATGTAGAGGTGACCGGTGAACTCACCGAAGACGGATGGGTCGTCGACAAGGGCGATATTACTTCAATAATATTCGAGTGGGATCATCAGTTTCTGCTGGAGAAGGGCGATCCCCTGATTGAGGCGTTCGAAGAGAGTGGAGATGGAGATGCTGTTATCATCCTCGACTACCCACCGACAGCCGAAATAATGAGTGCGGTTCTCGAAGAACGGATGTTGGAGACATTTCCTGAAACCGTCTCGGAGGTTTCGGTGACGGTACGGGAGACTGATGAACTCTGTGCGAGATAA
- a CDS encoding GIY-YIG nuclease family protein — MFDLDGEPAYAGRSSKLRSRLRQHFIRQDSSVVSYGRLDIWDISFVDWWSTEETNRAEEKLLAEYRPYLNFDADVGASSAETEISVDDPDGTLELVTKDELEFRADPYNRSKQKLEHLLRMLDKIKLAGHSDDTKQTVFEHQRILYQNVVEFLDVEPPQNNTNLTEWND, encoded by the coding sequence ATGTTTGACCTGGACGGTGAACCAGCCTATGCAGGCCGCAGTAGTAAGTTGCGAAGCCGTCTCAGACAACATTTCATCCGACAGGACTCCAGCGTGGTGAGCTATGGACGATTGGACATTTGGGATATTTCTTTCGTCGACTGGTGGAGCACAGAGGAGACGAACCGCGCAGAGGAGAAACTACTCGCTGAATATCGTCCCTACTTGAATTTCGATGCAGACGTGGGAGCGTCAAGTGCCGAGACAGAGATATCCGTAGATGACCCAGACGGAACCCTGGAATTGGTAACCAAGGATGAATTAGAGTTTCGGGCAGATCCATACAATCGATCCAAACAAAAGTTAGAGCACTTACTGCGTATGCTCGACAAAATAAAGCTGGCTGGGCACAGTGATGACACAAAACAGACGGTATTCGAGCATCAACGGATTCTTTATCAAAACGTTGTTGAATTTCTCGACGTCGAACCCCCACAGAACAACACCAATCTGACCGAGTGGAATGATTAA